The Arachis hypogaea cultivar Tifrunner chromosome 14, arahy.Tifrunner.gnm2.J5K5, whole genome shotgun sequence genome has a segment encoding these proteins:
- the LOC112740895 gene encoding hsp70 nucleotide exchange factor FES1 — protein sequence MPHSPPLRAVAMCRADTNNSSGGLLLPTDAVDSVLVPPENSDGGFSSLDSMLNWAISNSDPEKLKESAQAQQRLSPSELQKRQMEIKEIMEKTKMPSDGELMKIAISDLNNKSASLEDRYRALQELLELVEPIDNANDLHKLGGLVVITQELNHSDPGIRTIAAWILGKASQNNPIVQQQVLELQVLSKLMKMVKSDSVEEANKALYAVSALIRNNAASQEKFYAEAGGWMLHDILRNANLDIRLRKKAVLLLADLAAYQLENVDRDGPPFFNDRDLLKSVVDLTASPDLDLQEKALVAIRSFLQLRITEAIVFRDFCALGNALNRMKQSLHDLMADEYQRDYVMDVETLRIEVEQIFHKKLVKQ from the exons ATGCCTCACTCTCCTCCTCTTCGTGCGGTGGCGATGTGCCGCGCAGACACCAACAACAGCTCCGGCGGCCTGTTATTGCCCACTGATGCGGTGGATTCTGTTTTAGTTCCGCCTGAAAACTCCGACGGCGGCTTTTCTTCACTGGACAGCATGTTAAACTGGGCTATAA GTAATTCGGATCCCGAAAAATTAAAGGAATCTGCCCAAGCTCAGCAACGGCTCTCACCAAGCGAGCTCCAGAAACGCCAAATGGAAATCAAG GAGATTATGGAGAAAACAAAGATGCCTTCGGACGGGGAACTAATGAAGATTGCTATAAGTGACTTGAATAACAAGTCAGCATCATTGGAAGATAGGTACCGTGCATTACAGGAGCTCTTAGAGCTCGTGGAGCCAATAGATAATGCAAACG ATTTGCACAAACTTGGGGGACTTGTCGTGATTACACAGGAACTTAATCACTCTGATCCAGGCATAAGGACAATTGCTGCATGGATCCTCGGGAAAGCTAGTCAAAATAACCCAATTGTGCAGCAGCAG GTCTTGGAACTCCAAGTACTCTCTAAGCTGATGAAAATGGTAAAATCTGATTCTGTAGAAGAAGCCAATAAGGCACTATATGCAGTTTCAGCATTAATTCGGAATAATGCTGCAAGTCAGGAGAAGTTCTATGCCGAAGCTGGAGGTTGGATGCTTCAC GATATTTTGAGGAATGCTAATCTTGATATCAGACTACGGAAGAAGGCTGTGCTCCTATTGGCTGATCTAGCAGCGTATCAACTAGAGAATGTAGACAGAGATGGCCCGCCTTTTTTCAATGATCGGGATCTGTTGAAGTCAGTAGTTGATTTAACTGCATCACCTGATCTTGATCTCCAGGAGAAG GCTCTTGTAGCGATTAGAAGTTTTCTGCAACTAAGGATCACCGAAGCTATCGTTTTCAGAGATTTTTGTGCTTTGGGAAATGCACTGAATAGGATGAAGCAATCGTTGCATGATTTGATGGCAGACGAGTATCAGAGAGACTATGTGATGGATGTGGAAACCCTTCGCATTGAAGTGGAACAAATTTTCCATAAAAAACTCGTAAAGCAGTGA
- the LOC112740897 gene encoding serine/threonine-protein kinase TIO, translating into MTVENYHVIELVGEGSFGKVYKGRRKHSGQTVAMKFIMKHGKTENDIHNLRQEIEILRKLKHENIIQMLDSFESPQEFCVVTEFAQGELFEILEDDKCLPEEQVQAIAKQLVKALHYLHSNRIIHRDMKPQNILIGAGSVVKLCDFGFARAMSTNTVVLRSIKGTPLYMAPELVREQPYTHTVDLWSLGVILYELYVGQPPFYTNSVYALIRHIVKDPVKYPESMSPSFKSFLKGLLNKAPESRLTWPALLEHPFVKETSDELEDRALCEITGSPGDCDAARRTIQNSTGCNYPKSGLLEHNSSPLENKALLKSPKPDKENSLVPDESPGISNQSAIIESGCQRLDQLENNSRTVKGAKIIGQDSEALGHILLPLKKWSNGSQNICSDQVLIEANQSLRIVSNLVAAGVLSLSGKMDELITEILLFIGSVLSVKSSELVDLIAKGFSITKVLLENYGACTSSSYFRHWVAIVEIYSQIVTSSSEASGRVLSESSACITVMLSRVVKVLRSSQILDPDTHNETVGRVLEHAKTSGLVDNLCLCLATSGSSLISGSSNMLRAATEACRAVWSFINALDIYFMKKSSPLFPINALWNHSLNRKQIMDHGRSPLAVTDTAQIVDAVTRAYLRSKAVQVAVYYCFHQRIEFAMNCSLQLLSRCCIHSGTVAALLCGLPTTLPVTTLVSGGGDGTIISEIFSVLSLCINSANKDAQSGEPNNIQCKLSYPSALVRHSCLTLAIIAQCLKSTGRNSAIFMLTTSHKKQFARLSCLAHHMSSDDKAKASQTASAFLALASILFLESGASVESQIADIAMPLIPRTFALCDHLKISSCKKNDNELDPDYLSGKLSYWQGVRDGFVGLLDSRLKWGGPLAVQQFCASGIPLLLIGLLGNDVLNEAHGNECLNDRVGLSPVGVVWTISSISHCLSGSALTFRHILIRTEHIKLITSLICDVHIKLVKGWIGPGGGRAGVRELINAVVDLLAFPFVVLQNAPGLPSSATASVNSGFLLNIGSPGQRVCLEDKDMVKAIQEDMNKYIKILVDVGVPVIILRCLDHMELADLGRPVAFLAKMVFHRPLAIQLVSKGLLEPNRMRRLFDCSGPKEVTLDTLMIVSDLARMDKRFYECIQGASILEFLKDFLSHEDPNFRAKACCALGNMCRHSAYFYSSFARHQIVGLLIDRCSDPDKRTRKFACFAIGNAAYHDDTLYEELRRSIPQLANVLQMAEDDKTKVNAAGALSNLVRHSDKLCEEIVSKGAIQSLLKLISDCAVSALNPSRNELATESPMKIALFSLTKMCAYPLCRRFIRSSPLFPVIRSLKQSPEPNIGKYANMIIDKVAES; encoded by the exons atGACCGTCGAGAACTACCACGTCATCGAGCTCGTCGGCGAGGGTTCCTTCGGGAAAGTCTATAAAGGGAGGCGCAAACATTCCGGTCAG ACTGTTGCGATGAAGTTCATAATGAAGCACGGTAAAACCGAAAATGATATCCACAACCTCAGGCAAGAAATCGAG ATCTTAAGAAAGTTGAAGCATGAAAACATTATCCAGATGCTTGATTCATTTGAAAGTCCACAAGAGTTTTGTGTTGTCACAGAATTTGCTCAA GGAGAGCTATTTGAGATTCTTGAGGATGATAAGTGCCTTCCTGAAGAACAAGTTCAAGCAATTGCAAAACAACTG GTAAAAGCGTTACATTATTTGCATTCCAACCGAATCATCCATCGTGATATGAAGCCGCAGAATATTCTCATTGGTGCTGGATCTGTTGTCAAG CTATGCGATTTTGGTTTTGCACGAGCAATGTCCACAAATACAGTTGTCTTGCGATCCATAAAAG GAACTCCTCTATACATGGCTCCAGAGCTTGTACGGGAACAACCTTACACCCACACTGTTGATTTATGGTCTCTCGGTGTTATATT ATATGAGTTGTATGTTGGCCAACCTCCTTTTTACACAAATTCTGTGTATGCTCTCATCAGACACATTGTCAAG GATCCAGTTAAATATCCAGAGAGCATGAGTCCCAGTTTCAAAAGCTTTTTGAAGGGCCTGCTAAACAAG GCACCTGAAAGTCGTTTAACTTGGCCTGCACTTCTTGAACACCCATTTGTTAAAGAGACTTCTGATGAACTTGAAGACAGG GCATTGTGTGAGATTACCGGCTCACCTGGGGACTGTGATGCTGCAAGGAGGACCATTCAAAATTCAACAG GTTGTAACTATCCCAAGTCTGGTTTGTTGGAGCATAATTCTTCTCCACTTGAGAATAAAGCTCTGTTAAAGAGCCCTAAACCAGACAAGGAGAATTCATTAGTTCCTGATGAGTCCCCTGGAATCTCAAATCAATCTGCTATAATAGAGTCAG GTTGCCAAAGATTGGATCAACTTGAAAATAACTCTCGAACAGTCAAAGGTGCAAAAATAATTGGTCAAGATAGTGAAGCTTTGGGGCATATTCTTCTACCACTTAAAAAGTGGTCAAATGGATCTCAAAATATTTGCAG TGATCAAGTACTCATTGAGGCAAACCAATCACTAAGGATTGTTTCAAATCTTGTTGCGGCTGGTGTGCTAAGTCTTAGTGGGAAAATGGATGAACTTATAACTGAAATTCTTCTATTCATTGGGTCTGTTCTAAGCGTGAAATCCTCTGAACTTGTAGACTTGATAGCAAAG GGTTTCTCCATCACAAAAGTTTTGCTAGAAAACTATGGGGCTTGCACTTCAAGTTCTTACTTCAGGCACTGGGTTGCAATTGTTGAAATTTATTCTCAG ATTGTAACTTCAAGCAGTGAAGCATCTGGAAGGGTACTGTCTGAGTCTAGTGCGTGCATTACAGTCATGCTATCTAGAGTTGTTAAGGTGCTTAGATCATCTCAAATTTTGGATCCAGATACACATAATGAAACTGTTGGTAGAGTCTTAGAACATGCTAAAACATCTGGTCTAGTAGACAATTTGTGTCTGTGCTTAGCCACTTCAGGTTCGAGTCTCATCTCAGGCTCTTCGAATATGCTACGGGCTGCTACTGAAGCATGCAGGGCTGTCTGGTCTTTTATTAATGCACTGGATATATACTTTATGAAAAAGAGTTCCCCTTTGTTTCCCATAAACGCTTTGTGGAATCATTCGTTGAATAGGAAGCAAATTATGGATCATGGGCGAAGTCCCTTGGCTGTTACAGATACCGCCCAAATTGTTGATGCAGTAACGAGAGCATACTTGAGATCTAAAGCTGTACAAGTTGCTGTTTACTATTGTTTTCACCAGCGTATTGAGTTTGCCATGAATTGTAGTCTCCAG CTTTTGTCAAGGTGCTGCATACACAGCGGTACTGTTGCAGCTCTCCTTTGTGGTCTACCTACTACCCTTCCGGTGACTACTCTTgttagtggtggtggtgatggtactATTATTTCAGAGATATTCTCTGTTTTGTCATTATGTATTAACTCTGCTAACAAAGATGCACAGAGTGGGGAACCGAATAATATTCAGTGCAAATTATCATATCCCTCTGCTTTGGTTCGTCATTCATGTCTCACTCTTGCAATAATTGCACAATGCTTAAAGTCAACTGGACGAAATTCAGCAATTTTTATGCTGACTACCTCACATAAGAAGCAGTTTGCTAGACTATCATGTCTAGCCCATCATATGTCTTCAGATGACAAGGCAAAAGCTTCTCAAACTGCATCAGCATTTTTGGCTCTGGCGTCCATTTTATTTCTTGAATCTGGGGCTTCAGTTGAGTCTCAAATAGCTGACATTGCTATGCCTTTAATCCCTCGAACTTTTGCTCTGTGTGACCATCTTAAAATTTCTTCTTGCAAAAAGAATGACAATGAATTGGATCCTGACTACCTAAGTGGGAAGCTTTCATATTGGCAAGGGGTAAGAGATGGATTTGTTGGTCTATTAGATTCCAGACTGAAATGGGGAGGACCATTAGCTGTTCAGCAGTTTTGTGCAAGTGGTATCCCTCTTCTTCTTATTGGCTTATTAGGCAATGATGTTTTAAATGAGGCACATGGAAATGAGTGCCTGAATGATAGAGTTGGATTATCTCCAGTTGGGGTTGTATGGACTATTTCTTCGATCTCTCACTGTCTTTCAGGCAGTGCTTTGACTTTTCGCCATATTTTAATTAGAACTGAACACATTAAGCTCATCACCAGCTTGATATGTGATGTTCATATTAAGTTAGTAAAAGGCTGGATTGGACCTGGTGGAGGACGAGCAGGAGTAAGAGAACTAATAAATGCAGTAGTAGATCTCTTAGCATTTCCTTTTGTTGTGCTGCAAAATGCCCCTGGCCTGCCATCATCAGCCACTGCTTCTGTGAACAGTGGGTTTCTACTCAACATTGGTTCACCTGGTCAGAGAGTCTGCTTGGAGGACAAGGATATGGTTAAGGCCATACAAGAAGACATGAACAAATACATTAAGATCCTTGTGGAT GTGGGTGTGCCTGTTATTATCCTTCGATGCCTAGATCATATGGAGTTGGCTGACTTGGGCAGACCTGTTGCCTTCCTTGCCAAAATGGTATTCCACCGGCCTTTAGCAATTCAACTTGTGAGTAAAGGACTTTTGGAACCAAACAGGATGAGAAGGTTATTTGATTGTTCAGGCCCAAAAGAAGTTACACTGGACACACTAATGATAGTTTCTGATCTTGCTCGCATGGACAAG CGATTCTATGAGTGTATCCAAGGTGCTTCTATTTTGGAGTTCTTAAAAGATTTTCTTTCACATGAAGATCCCAATTTCCGTGCCAAAGCTTGTTGTGCTCTTGGAAATATGTGTCGTCATAGCGCCTATTTTTACAGTTCATTT GCAAGGCACCAAATTGTTGGCCTCCTGATCGATAGGTGCTCTGATCCTGACAAAAGGACACGAAAGTTTGCTTGCTTTGCA ATTGGAAATGCGGCTTACCACGATGATACATTGTATGAAGAGCTGAGAAGATCTATTCCTCAGTTGGCTAATGTACTGCAGATGGCAGAGGACGACAAGACTAAGGTAAATGCAGCAGGTGCACTCAGCAATTTGGTTCGACACTCTGACAAGCTTTGTGAAGAAATAGTGTCCAAAGGAGCGATTCAG TCTCTGTTGAAGTTAATTTCTGACTGCGCGGTGTCAGCCCTAAATCCAAGCAGGAATGAGTTAGCAACCGAATCTCCAATGAAGATTGCTCTCTTTTCCTTAACAAAGATGTGTGCATACCCACTTTGCAGACGGTTCATTCGTTCGTCACCTTTGTTCCCTGTCATTCGAAGTCTTAAACAGTCACCGGAACCAAACATTGGCAAATATGCTAACATGATCATTGACAAAGTTGCCgaatcatga